Proteins encoded in a region of the Pelobates fuscus isolate aPelFus1 chromosome 11, aPelFus1.pri, whole genome shotgun sequence genome:
- the DDI2 gene encoding protein DDI1 homolog 2 isoform X2: MLLTVYCVRRDLTEITFSLEVDGDFELENFRALCELESGIPAAETQIVYAEIPLTDNQRSLSSYGLKDGDVVVLRQTDPIEPRASAPFPGLPRIDFSSIAVPGTSGRAAPTQPAAPPPDSSSFPQGLDNPTLLREMLLANPHELSLLKERNPPLAEALLSGDIEKFTKVLLEQQQERARREQERIRLFSADPFDLEAQAKIEEDIRQQNIEENMTIAMEEAPESFGQVVMLYINCKVNGYPVKAFVDSGAQMTIMSQACAERCHIMRLVDRRWAGIAKGVGTQKIIGRVHLAQVQIEGDFLPCSFSILEEQPMDMLLGLDMLKRHQCSIDLEKNVLVIGTTGTRTSFLPEGELPECARLAYGPGREDMHTEEIADRELAEVLQKSAEEADQRKP, encoded by the exons ATGCTGCTCACCGTGTACTGTGTCCGCAGAGACCTCACCGAGATCACCTTCTCCCTGGAGGTGGACGGAGACTTCGAGCTCGAGAACTTCCGGGCGCTGTGTGAGCTGGAGAGCGGCATCCCGGCCGCCGAGACCCAG ATTGTCTATGCAGAGATACCCTTAACAGATAATCAGAGATCGTTATCGTCATACGGGTTAAAAGATGGAGATGTGGTTGTTTTACGGCAGACAGATCCCATTGAGCCAAGAGCTTCTGCTCCATTTCCAG GCTTACCGAGGATAGATTTCAGCAGCATTGCAGTTCCTGGTACGTCTGGCCGTGCTGCGCCAACACAGCCTGCAGCTCCACCACCCGACTCCTCATCTTTTCCGCAGGGTCTAGACAATCCTACCCTTCTTCGGGAAATGCTGCTGGCGAATCCCCATGAACTGTCATTGCTGAAAGAGCGAAATCCACCACTGGCTGAGGCCCTGCTAAGTGGAGACATAG AGAAATTCACTAAAGTGCTTTTGGAACAGCAGCAGGAGAGAGCTCGTCGCGAGCAGGAACGAATTCGTCTCTTCTCAGCTGATCCATTTGATTTGGAGGCTCAAGCGAAAATAGAGGAAGATATCAG GCAGCAGAATATTGAGGAGAACATGACCATAGCCATGGAAGAAGCTCCAGAGAGTTTTGGCCAGGTGGTCATGCTCTATATAAACTGCAAAGTGAATGGGTACCCAGTTAAAGCGTTTGTGGATTCAG GTGCCCAGATGACCATTATGAGTCAGGCCTGTGCGGAAAGGTGTCACATCATGAGGCTGGTGGATAGGAGATGGGCCGGTATTGCCAAGGGTGTGGGAACACAGAAAATCATTGGTCGGGTACATCTAG CTCAAGTCCAAATTGAAGGGGACTTCCTGCCCTGCTCCTTCTCGATCCTGGAGGAACAGCCCATGGATATGCTTCTTGGCTTGGATATGTTAAAGAGACACCAG TGTTCCATTGATCTGGAAAAGAATGTGCTAGTtattggcactacaggcactcgTACCAGTTTCCTGCCAGAGGGTGAGCTTCCGGAGTGTGCAAGGCTGGCATATGGGCCGGGCAGGGAAGATATGCACACAGAGGAGATCGCAGACAGGGAATTAGCAGAAGTGTTGCAGAAATCAGCAGAGGAAGCAG